A stretch of Ipomoea triloba cultivar NCNSP0323 chromosome 13, ASM357664v1 DNA encodes these proteins:
- the LOC116001128 gene encoding uncharacterized protein LOC116001128 has product MEAKFFRFIKTVGVCFKARAESEGCLLYLKLGYSHDVELTVPPAVCLFCFKPNVICCIGIDKQRTHQLVVAIRNCKPPKVYKGKGIIYINEVIKKKYGKKSK; this is encoded by the coding sequence ATGGAAGCAAAATTCTTTCGCTTTATCAAGACTGTTGGAGTTTGTTTCAAGGCACGAGCAGAATCTGAAGGATGTTTATTATATCTCAAACTGGGTTACAGTCATGATGTTGAGCTTACCGTTCCTCCTGCAGTTTGTCTATTCTGCTTCAAACCCAACGTGATCTGCTGCATTGGGATCGACAAGCAACGAACGCATCAGCTTGTTGTAGCAATCAGAAACTGTAAGCCACCTAAAGTGTACAAAGGAAAAGGAATAATTTACATTAATGAAGtgattaaaaagaaatatgggAAGAAATCGAAATGA
- the LOC116001628 gene encoding uncharacterized protein LOC116001628 isoform X1, giving the protein MNAVAMEAKFFRFLKIVGVGFKARAESEGRLLYLKLGYSHEVELTVPPAVRVFCFKPNVICCTGIDKQRTHQFAAAIRSCKPPEVYKGKGIMYIDEVIKKKQGKKSK; this is encoded by the coding sequence ATGAATGCAGTAGCAATGGAAGCTAAATTCTTTAGATTTCTCAAGATTGTTGGAGTTGGTTTCAAAGCACGAGCAGAATCTGAGGGCCGTTTATTGTACCTCAAACTGGGTTACAGTCATGAGGTTGAGCTGACTGTTCCTCCTGCAGTTCGCGTATTTTGCTTCAAACCCAATGTGATCTGCTGCACTGGGATCGACAAGCAACGAACACATCAGTTTGCTGCAGCAATCAGAAGCTGTAAGCCCCCTGAAGTGTACAAAGGGAAAGGAATAATGTACATTGATGAAGTGATCAAGAAGAAGCAGGGGAAGAAATCGAAATGA
- the LOC116001628 gene encoding uncharacterized protein LOC116001628 isoform X2 gives MEAKFFRFLKIVGVGFKARAESEGRLLYLKLGYSHEVELTVPPAVRVFCFKPNVICCTGIDKQRTHQFAAAIRSCKPPEVYKGKGIMYIDEVIKKKQGKKSK, from the coding sequence ATGGAAGCTAAATTCTTTAGATTTCTCAAGATTGTTGGAGTTGGTTTCAAAGCACGAGCAGAATCTGAGGGCCGTTTATTGTACCTCAAACTGGGTTACAGTCATGAGGTTGAGCTGACTGTTCCTCCTGCAGTTCGCGTATTTTGCTTCAAACCCAATGTGATCTGCTGCACTGGGATCGACAAGCAACGAACACATCAGTTTGCTGCAGCAATCAGAAGCTGTAAGCCCCCTGAAGTGTACAAAGGGAAAGGAATAATGTACATTGATGAAGTGATCAAGAAGAAGCAGGGGAAGAAATCGAAATGA